Below is a window of Microcebus murinus isolate Inina chromosome 3, M.murinus_Inina_mat1.0, whole genome shotgun sequence DNA.
CTCGGGGCTCCGCCATCTTTGTGCGGGGCATGAGAGGCGTGGGAGGTGGAGCTGACAGGTTGATAAAGGTCGATAAGCCTTTAATAAATACTCCAATTAGAACTGGCCCTACTTCAGGAATGATAGATAGGCCGAGTCATACAAGCGCAGCCTTTACTTTTACCCCTGAGAggaagtgatttgtccaagggCACACACCAGAAGTCTCTTGCCTCTTAACGGAGGAAGCATGTATTTGAAAATAGACCTGGCTTAAAATCCCCGATCCACTGCTTCCTAATATGGGGAAACTACTATCAACGTTAACAAAACACCTATGCTCCACGGTTGGCAGAGGTGGCAGTCGGCCATTCCCTTACTTGCGGGAGGGTTGTGGGTAAGGTCTGCTCCCCTCTGCTGGGCTCAGATGCAGGCAATTTGGATAGGCGTCCTCTGTGCCTGacaccccatcccaccctcctGAGGGGGCCTTCGGGTTTCTGATCTGTGTGAGGACCTCAGTAATCCCCTGAGAGTGGGCACTAGGGATGCCCATCCTTGCAAGGAGACACACGCTGCTGCATCCTTCTTAACCTGAGGTGCACTCGGAGGAAAGGGCCCAGTGGTTTCATCTTTGCAGATACCAGTATCTGTCCACAGATTGAATTAAATGAGTGAAGGTTGTGGTGGCGGTGTAGTGGACGGGGCGGGGAGCGCTGGGTCAGCCCTcaccccaaattttaaaaaaaagtaaatgagtgAAGGGCCAGCTGAGCCCTCTTTGCATGTCAGGTACTCAGGACTTGTGTGTGCCTTGTCCTCCTTGGATACATGGCACCTGCTGTCCCAGGCCTCTCTGCTTCCTTTAGCACACACCCTCCATTCTGTGTGCTCAGCAGGACACAAACACAAGTTTCACGGGGTCAGGCTTTATTGGATACATTGAAGGCTCTTCAGCCAGGAGAGAGAAGACTCCACAAGGGGTTCCCAGGGTTCAGGGCAGGAGAGCACACCTGACCTCCGGCCAGCCAGCCCTTCAGGGTGTCTCGGGGGCTCCCAGAGATCTGGGGCTTGATGGCGAGAGTGGGGTTTGGAGGAGGTGCTCCAGGGAGCCTCCGTGGCTCTGGAACTAGGATGGCGACTTTCGGAGAATGAGCTCTGGAGAGGCAGGCCTCTTTGGGGCAGGGGAAGGTCTGCGCTTCTGAGAGGCAGTGGCCTGTTTTGGTGCCTGAGGTGGAGGCCTGGAACATCTGGTGGAGTTTGGTGATTGAGGACCTGCAGACCGGACGCTCCCGGTCTGGGAGGGTGTGTCTGGTGTTGGATCTGCCTGGGCCCGAGCCACTGGGTCTTGAGCTGCTGGAGCCCGTGATGTCCTCAATTGATACCCATGGGCCCGAGCAGCCTCGCCCTGAGGCCCTGCTTCCTCTGGCCTTCTTTCTGGCAACAGATGCaaggccctggcctggccccgaGGCAGGCGGAGGCCGAAGCCAATGCCTATGCGGAGTGGCCGGGATTCCTGGCCCTGCCCACAGGGCAGTAGTTGGGGGAAGGCAAGCAGCCGGGGTCCAGTCTTGTACCTGGGCATGGGGCAAGAGGGGCCGCGGGGCCGGAGGCACACCAGGCATATAGGATACTCCACGACCGGGGCCTGGCCGGTTGTGCCTAGCCACAGGCGCTGCAAAAGCAGTAGCCGCAGGTCGTGTGCAATTCGGCGGTGCCCCACATGGGCCACCAGGGCCTGGGCGAGGGCCCCCGGGTCCCTGAACTCTGCAGGGTCCGTCTCGCTTGCCACGCACCCTTCCAACTCCCCAGGGGACCCGGTGTCCCTGTACTGATGCCAGTGCCATGTCTGGCTGTTAGAGTGGACTCCGTGAGGAGGTAGGCTGGGGCTTGGAGAAGTGAACGTGGAGCTAGGTAGGTCTTTGGAGTGGGAGGGGGACTGGCAAGGTGAGTAGGGGAGGGGGGAGttctgagggagggaaggagaagaggagacggtgagaggaggagagggatgaCGCTGGTGGTGGGGTTGCTGGGGGTGTTTTGAGGGAGAGGAGGAACGTTGAAGGGAGTAAGAGAGGAAGTTCTGGTGATAGAAAGTGTGGGAACTTGGGTGAGAGGAAAAATAGGGATGTGTAGCAAAGTCAGAATTCGAGTCAGATGAGTAGAATTGGAAGCCCGGAGAGCAGGAcggtggaggaggggagaagcGGAGATGGGGtcgaggggaagaggagaaaggtgttcgggagggaggaggcagttGCTGGGGAAAGAGAGGCTGTAGGTTGGGGGAAGAGGAGTCCACAAGTTGTGAGAGGCCCTGAGGGGGGTGGCCAGGGGGCACTGCTTTCTGTAGCAGCACCTGGTCCTTGTTTCGAGGCAACATTGCCTTGAATCCagaagggacgggggtgacaagACCAGGGTTCAGAGACCTAGCAGAGTCCTAGCAGAGTCAGAACCAGTATCTCTGAGGCCAGCTGCGCCTGAGAAATCAAGGCCACTTCTGTGCACAGTGCGGCTCCAGCCTGGTGTTGGTGGCAGGCCAAGGAGACACCCAGCCCTCTAGCACCAGGCTGTCTGAGTGCTCAGGCAGGAGCGTGGGACTAAGCTTGGCTTCTCACTTCTTCGCAGTTAGCCATTGAGGAGCGATGTGTGGGGATGGAGAATCAGAGCTGCCTCCTGGGAGCTGAGGGGCAGCACGATTAtctgggtggggcagggagggagacagagccCAGGGGACCTGTCGAGAAAAAAGAGAGCCCAAATATTGGGAGAATCGTTCCATTTCTGGTTCTGCCTCATGCACCCAGTTCCAGGCTGAACTCACCAAGAACCTAAATCCATGTTGCCTTTGGGGTCAGAAGAGTTGGCAATATCCTCCAGGGAAGGTgagaagtggggaggagaggaatgGGGGGGTAGGATGGAGTTGTGGAGGGCTGTGGGGCATGAGGGCTGAGATGGGAACAGGAATGAGAGTGTTCTGGTGCTAAGAGCTCTTACCAAGGAGGACTCCTCTGGGCTGTTTTCACAGGCACTTCAGCGAAGAGGGGACCTGGAGCGAGAGGAGCAGAGTCACCAAACGGTGAACAtacctccctctgcccccagtgTCTGTCACCCTAAACTTGCTCTGACCCCGATCTCTGTCTGAGGCTGGCCCTCAGTCCTTCAGCCAggtggaggtcttctctggtacAGGTTTTTGTCCTCCTAATCCTGACTCAGGGATTCTGCGAACATCCTGGTTTCCTGCCACTCTAGTCCCTCTGACCCCTTGTCACCCGTAAAGCTAACGTCCTCTAGCTCAGCCTGGCCCTGGCTGAGATGGCTTATCACACCCTGCACCAGCAGAAGTGGGGCCAGCTGGTAAAAGCCTCTGGAAGACTGGGACTTTGTCTAAGGGGCGGCGACCCTTGCGCCGCCCCCAGTGAGAGCTGGGAGCCCCATTCCCTGGGTTCACTTCTCCCTGGCATCGAGTAAGTGCCTATGTCACAATGGTCAGGTGCTGACATCATAGAATCTCCTCAATGCTCTAGGACCTTCTTCCAGAGATCATCCCAAGGCTGACCTGTGACAAAACTGAAGCAGACAAAATTCTGTAGTGGATTCAGTTTCCTGTTCAGGCCCTGGCCCCACCTCTACTCTCTGCCCATGTATTTCACATGTCCTACCACCTCCTCCATCGGTTGTTACCCCCAATCGTAGAGCCTGTTTGGGCTGAGCTCATGCTCCATACCGTTTTCCCCCTTGGAATATACTtatattatgttgttttttttttgagacagagtctcactttgttgcccaggctagagtgagtgccatggcgtcagcctagctcacagcaacctcaaactcctgggctcaagcaatcctcctgcctcagcctcctgagtagctgggactacaggcatgtgccaccatgcctggataattttttctctatatatattagttggccaattaatttctttctatttatagtagcaatggtgtctcgctcttgctaaggctgattttgaactcctgaccttgagcaatccgcccatggcctcccagagtgctaggattataggtgtgagccactgtgcccggcccttattttatgttttaataactattttcttaacagctatattgagatataattcacatgccatacagtccacccatttaaagtgtacaattcagtgtgtTCTAGTATATTTAGAGTTATACAACCATctccacaatctaattttagaatatttttgtcccCCGCAAAAGAAATCCTGTTTCTGAGGCTTTGtatattctagacatttcatacaagtggaatcatacgACATATGGCCTTTTGTATCCTGACATCATTCACTTAGCATGTTTGTAGTGTTTGTTCACGTTGTAGTGTGTATCAttactgtattcttttttgtttataattattattaattttatttattgcttattatttataatattcctttgtatggctATACCAtgtgttgtttatccattcattaattgatggacatttttgttatttctacctgctggtaattatgaataacgctgctatgaGCATTATTGCACAAGTtgtgtgtggacatatgttttcatttatcttgagtAGATACCTGAGAGTAGAATCGCTGAGTTACATGGGAAatctatatttaacattttgaggaactatcGAGCTGTCTTCCAAATTGGCTGTATCAATTTTCAATCCCACCAGCAAGGTATAAGGGTTCCAACTTTTCCTTATCCTCACCAAAACATGTGTTGCTTGTCTTTTTGATTTTATCAAAATGTGAATGTAAATGGTGTAatattgtggttttggtttacattttcctaatgactaatgatgttgagcatcttttcatgtgcttatgggatatttgtttatcttctttggagaagcgTCTACTTAAATCTTTggcctgtgttttattttatttatttatttgagacagagtctcactctgttgcctgggctagagtgccgtggcatcagcctagctcacagcaacctcaaactcccgagctcaagcgatcctcctgcctcagcctcctgagtagctgggactacaggcatacgccaccatgcccagctaattttttctatatatttttagctggtaaagtaatttctttctatttttggtagagacagggtctcgctcttgctcaggctggtctcaaactcctgagctcaaacaatccacccgtctaggcctcccagagtgccaggattacatgcatgagccaccacgcctggcctggcctggcccatgttttaattaggtttttttgtcttcttattattGATACAAGTCCCTTTATCATATATGTAATTTGGATACAAGTCCATTATCATGTATgtaattggcaaatattttctctgattctgggggattatctttttactttcttgatagtcTCCTtcgatgcacaaaagtttttaaattggaTAAAGTTCGATTTATCTATTTTGTCTCTTGCTTGCTTTTGGTGTcttatctaagaaaccattgcctaacccaaagtcaaaaagatttgctccatgttttcttctaagacttttatACTTTTAGCTGTTCCATTTatatctatgatccattttgagttaaatttttttttttttttgagacagagtctcaccttgttgcccaggctagagtaagtgccgtggtgtcagcctagcttacagcaacctcaactcctaggcccaaacaatcctgctgcctcagcctcccaagtagctgggactataggcatgcaccaccatgcccggataattttttctatatatattagttggccaattaatttctttctatttatagtagagatggggtctcgctcctgctcaggctggttttgaactcctgaccttgagcaatccgcccacctcggcctcccagagtgctaggattacaggcgtgagccaccgcgcccagccttgagttaatttttgtatatggtgagaggtaggggttcAATTTCATtcgttcattctttctttcttttttcatgtgcCCAAAAACAAGAGGtatcaacttcattcttttgcatgtcaGTTGTCtcaacactatttgttgaaaaggctattctttccacattgaattgtcttggcttCTTTGTCAAAAATAGGTTGCctagtgtattagtttcctgttgctccCATAACAAATTTCTTCatacttagtggcttaaaacaacacaaacttattattttacagttctgtagATTACAAGTTCAACCTGGGCCTCACTGGGCTAACATCAAGATGTCACAGGGTGACATTCCTTTCTGGAGACTCTAAgggagaatctatttccttgcctcttctatcTTCTAGAGGTTACTcacattccttggtttgtggtcCTCCTCGTACATCTTGAAAGCCAGCACCCTTGTATCTCTATGACCATTCCTCTATAGTCCAATCTGCCTCTGACTCAAAACTACTATGCCTCCCTCTTCAGTTTTTAAGGATCTTTGTATTATATTGAGCCCAGCCAgataatctctattttaaagtcagctgattagtAACCCTAATTTCTCCTTCCCTTGTATCATAACGTATTCACAGGTGCCGAGGAGTAGAACATGCACATTTTGGGGATGGGGGAAAGAGAAAGTTAATTCTGCCTaccaaaaccataaaaataagtgtttatttctgggctttcaaTGTGATTCCACTGATCTTTATAcctatctttatgccagtacctcactgtcttaattattgtagctttgtagttttaagttttgaaattgggaagtgggagtcctccaactttgctcttctctttccagattgttttggctattctgggtcccttgcatttctatatgaattttaggatccaCATATCAGtttctgcaaaacaaacaaataaacccactgggattttggtagggattacattgaatctacatatcttttttttttttttttttttgagacagagtctcactatgttgtccaggctagagtgagtgccgtggcgtcagcctagctcacagcaacctcaaactcctgcactcaaccaatcctactgcctcagcctcctgagtagctaggactacaggcatgtgccaccatgcccggctaatttttctatatatattagttggccaattaatttctttgtatttatagtagagacagggtcttgctcttgctcagggtggtttcgaactcctgaccttgagcaatcctcccgcctcggcctcccagagtgctaggattacaggcgtgagccactgcacccagcctgaatcTACGTATCTTTTTGGGAGTCTTGGTATCAGAACAATAAGTCTTCTAATCTGTGaatatgggatgtctttccatttctctgaggGGAAGCTGGTAGCATTTTTATTATGGactattttaaacaaatacaaaagtaaaaactgTAACAAAATGAACCCCCAGGCTGGGTGCCTGTCACCCAGGTTCAACAATTACCAATCCTGGACAATTTTTCTCTACATCTCCATGTATTTTTCTAGTGAATCATTTCCAAACAAATCCCAGCCATCACACCATTTCACTCACGAATATTTAATGATGTATCTCTCAAAAttaattctcttatttatttattttatttatttatttattttgagacagagtttcactttgttgcccaggctagagtgagtgccatggtgtcagcctagctcacagcaacctcaaactcctgggctcaagtgatcctcctgccgcagcctcccgagtagctgggactacaggcatgcgccaccatgcccagttgattttttctatatatgttagttggccaattaatttctttctatttatagtagagacagggtcttgctcttactcagactggttttgaactcctgaccttgagcaatcctcctacctcagcctcccagagagctaggattacagacgtgagccaccgcgtccggccatTAATTCCCTTATTTTAAACCATAACCACAATTCTTCCACACCTAAAATAAACTTCTAGTCAATGTTAAGATATCTCTTATTGTCTTATAAATGTTTTACCAATTTGTTTGAATCAAGAGCCAGATATGTCCCATACATTGTGAGTCCTTCATAAAGTGCTTAAATTTCCTTTAATCGATAAGTACCAACTCAATCTTTTTCCTTGGAGCTACTCTGTGGAAGGACTGGCTTATTTGTCCTTGCAGAGTTTTCCACAATCTACATCACCATATTCTCATTTATCCTCTTCCTTATAATTCCTATAATTTGCTAGTTACCCCGAGTAAGTAGATTCTGAAgactattttgctttttaaaataattctattattaaaaatttcaaacatatacaaaagtagagatAAAAGTATGATCTCCATGTACATATCACCAGCTTCAAAAATTACTAAATTGTATCTCATCGTATTTCATCTGTATTTCGCTGAGGTTATTCTGAAACAGATTCAAGACATCAGatatcatctgcaaatatttCTGTAAGTAGCTCTAAAAAGGgtcttttaaagatataaaatcacAGTAGCATAATTACaacaaaatttataattctttaacattaaatatttagtcACTTATCACATTATTGCAGTTGCTTTAAAATTGTTCTCCAGTTGTTCAGTTGAGTTAGGATTCAAAGGTTCATAACATGTCATTGTCTGTtagatataaattttagaaattgca
It encodes the following:
- the PRR30 gene encoding proline-rich protein 30 — protein: MLPRNKDQVLLQKAVPPGHPPQGLSQLVDSSSPNLQPLFPQQLPPPSRTPFSSSPRPHLRFSPPPPSCSPGFQFYSSDSNSDFATHPYFSSHPSSHTFYHQNFLSYSLQRSSSPSKHPQQPHHQRHPSPPLTVSSSPSLPQNSPLPYSPCQSPSHSKDLPSSTFTSPSPSLPPHGVHSNSQTWHWHQYRDTGSPGELEGCVASETDPAEFRDPGALAQALVAHVGHRRIAHDLRLLLLQRLWLGTTGQAPVVEYPICLVCLRPRGPSCPMPRYKTGPRLLAFPQLLPCGQGQESRPLRIGIGFGLRLPRGQARALHLLPERRPEEAGPQGEAARAHGYQLRTSRAPAAQDPVARAQADPTPDTPSQTGSVRSAGPQSPNSTRCSRPPPQAPKQATASQKRRPSPAPKRPASPELILRKSPS